One genomic window of Halovivax cerinus includes the following:
- a CDS encoding uracil-DNA glycosylase family protein, whose protein sequence is MTHLTDRRSNPFGLTPPFDRSDESAVPAVFGYGDPNADFHVIGDRPGVHGGSTSGIPFALGRRETPLTSLLRSVDFLSDDADGPHLDDCFLSYIHMCTLPAGTEPTADSYARLERFFDAELRAVNAHVLVPIGRRATARVVESYTTRRTRIELDMDALHATEIRGRGFLVVPLADPDRWDESLVARASDRFESILSSDYRQTKGVATTVG, encoded by the coding sequence GTGACGCACCTGACCGATCGTCGGTCGAACCCGTTCGGACTGACGCCGCCGTTCGACCGCAGTGACGAATCGGCCGTCCCCGCCGTCTTCGGATACGGCGATCCCAACGCGGATTTTCACGTGATCGGTGATCGTCCCGGCGTCCACGGCGGTTCGACGTCCGGGATTCCGTTCGCACTCGGGAGGCGGGAGACGCCGCTCACCTCGCTCCTTCGGTCGGTCGACTTCCTGTCAGACGATGCGGACGGACCCCACCTCGACGATTGTTTTCTGAGCTACATCCACATGTGTACCCTTCCAGCCGGCACGGAGCCGACCGCGGACTCGTACGCACGACTCGAACGCTTCTTCGACGCGGAACTTCGGGCGGTCAACGCGCACGTCCTCGTCCCGATCGGACGGCGTGCAACGGCACGCGTCGTCGAATCGTACACGACCCGACGAACACGAATCGAACTGGACATGGACGCGCTGCACGCGACGGAGATACGCGGTCGAGGCTTTCTCGTCGTTCCGTTGGCGGATCCTGATCGGTGGGACGAGTCCCTGGTGGCGAGAGCGTCCGATCGATTCGAGTCGATCCTGTCCAGCGACTACCGTCAGACGAAGGGAGTCGCCACCACGGTCGGGTGA